From Caldisericaceae bacterium:
ATTAAGATTGCTTTGGAAAATAAAGAAAAAGGAACACCAATATCAATTGGCCTTCATGCAAATATTGTAGATATCTTACCTAAAATGATTAAAGATGGTTTCATACCAGATATTGTAACTGACCAAACTGCAGCACATGATCCTCTTAATGGGTATATCCCGAAAGGTTTAAGTGTTGAAGAAGCAAGCATAATAAGGAAACAGGAAAAAGATGGATATCTAAAAAGAGTGTATGAATCAATGGTAGAGCACGTAAATGCTATTGTTGAAATGAAAAAGGCGGGTTCAAAAGTATTTGAATACGGAAATAACCTTAGAAGGAATGCCTACGACCATGGAGCAGAGGATGCTTTTGAAATTCCTGGATATGTTCCAGAATACATTAGACCACTTTTTGCGGAAGGTAAAGGTCCTTTTAGATGGGCTGCTTTATCTGGAGATCCAGAGGACATCTACACTACAGATGAAGTTGTCTTGAATCTTTTCCCATATGATGAGCACTTAAAGAAATGGATAGATCTTGCCCACAAAAAAGTGCACTTCCAGGGACTTCCCGCAAGGATATGCTGGCTTGGACAAGGAGAAAGAGAAACATTTGGACTTGAGATTAATAAACTTTTAAAAGAAGGGAAACTAAAGGCACCAATTGTAATAGGTAGAGACCACCACGATACTGGATCTGTTGCCTCTCCATACAGGGAAACTGAAAAGATGCTTGATGGTTCAGATGCAATAGCAGATTGGCCTATTTTAAACGCCCTACTCAATGCATCATCTGGAGCGACATGGGTATCAGTCCATCATGGTGGAGGAGTAGGAATTGGATATTCAATACATGCAGGCTTTGTAGTAGTTGCAGACGGAACAGACCTTGCACATGAAAAAATATCAAGGGTCCTCCATAATGATCCAGCAAGCGGTGTTGTTCGACATGCAGATGCAGGCTATGAAATAGCCATTCAAACAGCAAAAAAGCATGGTATTAAGATGCCTATGCTTGATAATACTAAGAAGAATAAATCTTAAAAAATTGGCGCGCCTAGCAGGAGTCGAACCCGCAACCCACGGTTCCGTAGACCGTTGCTCTATCCAGTTGAGCTATAGGCGCGTCAACTTATTATAACGTCATTTAATATTTTTTTCAAGGTTTTGTGTAGAGCGCTCTTATAAACTCCTATCCTAAAACAAGTGCTTGCTTACACAAAGTGGATAACAGGACAAGTTCTTGGCACCCTGAATTATGTCACCCAGAATCATGTCATCCTGAACGCTTTTCTTTGTCATCCTGACCCTCTTTTTTTTATTATCCTGAGCATCCCTTTTCTTTGTCATCCTGTTTCCCTTTTCTTTGTCATCCTGAGTATCCCTTTTCTTTGTCATCCTGAGCGATAGCGAAGGATCTCATATTTGAG
This genomic window contains:
- the hutU gene encoding urocanate hydratase is translated as IKIALENKEKGTPISIGLHANIVDILPKMIKDGFIPDIVTDQTAAHDPLNGYIPKGLSVEEASIIRKQEKDGYLKRVYESMVEHVNAIVEMKKAGSKVFEYGNNLRRNAYDHGAEDAFEIPGYVPEYIRPLFAEGKGPFRWAALSGDPEDIYTTDEVVLNLFPYDEHLKKWIDLAHKKVHFQGLPARICWLGQGERETFGLEINKLLKEGKLKAPIVIGRDHHDTGSVASPYRETEKMLDGSDAIADWPILNALLNASSGATWVSVHHGGGVGIGYSIHAGFVVVADGTDLAHEKISRVLHNDPASGVVRHADAGYEIAIQTAKKHGIKMPMLDNTKKNKS